Proteins encoded in a region of the Streptomyces sp. NBC_00258 genome:
- a CDS encoding DarT ssDNA thymidine ADP-ribosyltransferase family protein, with protein MNEIWAEAQRRGITRLCHFTKSANLAHILATGEIRDAVTLRASTEGFRPTDLARLDGYPNHINCSVEYPNTWYLDRARTEDPHFREWAILTLDPVLLTLPGAKFCPYNAARGLGGGIRSGFAAFTSLFEASVSGNATRTRTARHPGWWPTDDQAEVLLPGPIPLSHVHSVIVKDAEQAKLEHYRLTQHLDMGAVLPPLIIAPALFDKYLLSQTVRAGRRPAELAFVP; from the coding sequence GTGAACGAGATTTGGGCCGAGGCACAGCGTCGCGGCATCACTCGGCTGTGCCACTTCACCAAGTCCGCGAATCTGGCCCATATCCTGGCCACCGGCGAGATACGCGATGCGGTGACTCTGCGGGCAAGCACCGAGGGGTTCAGGCCCACGGACTTGGCCCGTTTGGACGGCTACCCGAACCACATCAACTGCAGCGTCGAGTATCCCAATACGTGGTACCTGGACCGGGCAAGGACCGAAGACCCGCACTTCAGGGAATGGGCCATTCTGACCTTGGACCCTGTTCTGCTCACCCTGCCTGGGGCGAAGTTCTGCCCGTACAACGCCGCACGGGGTCTGGGGGGAGGCATCCGTAGCGGTTTTGCCGCTTTCACTTCCTTGTTCGAGGCGAGCGTGTCCGGAAATGCCACGCGGACTCGCACCGCTCGGCACCCCGGCTGGTGGCCCACCGACGACCAGGCCGAGGTTCTGCTCCCCGGCCCGATTCCTCTCAGCCACGTGCACAGCGTCATCGTGAAGGACGCTGAGCAGGCCAAGCTTGAGCATTACCGGCTTACCCAGCACCTCGACATGGGCGCGGTGCTGCCGCCCCTGATCATCGCTCCCGCCTTGTTCGACAAGTATCTTCTGAGCCAGACCGTACGGGCCGGACGCCGCCCTGCGGAGCTCGCCTTCGTCCCCTGA
- a CDS encoding 3'-5' exonuclease, which produces MGALPEPQGQQREVVYLTAQGHLVVLGTAGSGKTTMAVHRARYLSEAPGIAGRTLLVTFNRALVTYLKAIGAHSTRLTVENYHLFARGYLRYATGQPVSICPSKQALVDKALSEVRNTTHRAVASQPPGFFMDELHWMAGHGVTDEDAYLNGAPRIGRGSALAPADRAVVYEVYRRYIELRTQAGYGQDWDDLPSVVLAALARDASARRYKHVVVDEGQDFTPEMIRSLAAAIPADGSLSFFGDYAQQIYGSRMSWRSLGLTVARQVEFEQNYRNSRQIAQLAQAISDMPHFRDEVDLVQPKAPTADGPQPTIVTAATKAEQMRRAAEFANGLAADQQVAVLMRTREHEAELLRHLGQRHRVSRLHRDLTVWPHGPGVYYGTYSAAKGLEFDSVILPLCDADEIPKASEVESHGLEEAKAREARQLYVAVTRARTGLILLRSGTLTPLLPDEMSDLFLRLES; this is translated from the coding sequence ATGGGGGCACTTCCGGAGCCGCAGGGGCAGCAGCGCGAAGTGGTGTATCTGACGGCTCAAGGCCATCTGGTGGTCCTGGGCACCGCAGGCAGCGGCAAGACAACGATGGCAGTACACCGTGCCCGTTATCTGTCCGAGGCGCCGGGGATCGCCGGCCGAACGCTGCTGGTCACGTTCAACCGGGCGCTGGTCACCTACCTGAAGGCCATCGGCGCCCACAGCACGCGTCTGACCGTAGAGAACTATCACCTGTTCGCCCGGGGCTACCTCAGGTATGCGACCGGGCAGCCCGTCTCCATCTGCCCCAGCAAGCAGGCTCTAGTTGACAAGGCGCTGTCCGAGGTCCGCAACACAACTCATCGAGCGGTGGCCAGCCAGCCGCCGGGATTCTTCATGGACGAGCTGCACTGGATGGCCGGTCATGGCGTCACCGACGAAGACGCCTACCTCAACGGTGCGCCCCGTATCGGCAGGGGTTCGGCCCTGGCCCCCGCAGACAGGGCGGTGGTCTACGAGGTCTACCGCCGGTACATCGAGCTGCGCACCCAGGCCGGGTATGGCCAAGACTGGGATGATCTGCCCTCCGTCGTTCTCGCGGCACTGGCGAGGGACGCTTCGGCTCGGCGCTACAAGCATGTCGTGGTCGACGAGGGGCAGGACTTCACCCCCGAGATGATCCGCTCCCTGGCCGCAGCGATTCCCGCCGACGGGTCGCTGTCCTTCTTCGGGGACTACGCCCAGCAGATCTACGGCAGCCGGATGTCGTGGCGCTCCCTGGGCCTGACGGTGGCCCGGCAGGTCGAGTTCGAGCAGAACTACCGCAACAGTCGCCAGATCGCTCAGCTCGCCCAGGCGATCTCCGACATGCCGCACTTCCGTGACGAGGTCGACCTGGTCCAGCCCAAGGCGCCCACCGCCGACGGTCCTCAGCCCACGATCGTCACGGCCGCTACCAAGGCGGAACAGATGCGCCGCGCAGCGGAGTTCGCGAATGGACTGGCAGCAGACCAGCAGGTCGCTGTCCTCATGCGCACCCGGGAGCATGAGGCCGAGCTCCTGCGTCACCTGGGCCAGCGCCACCGCGTCAGCAGGCTGCACAGGGACCTGACGGTGTGGCCGCACGGGCCCGGTGTGTACTACGGCACCTACTCGGCCGCCAAGGGCCTGGAGTTCGACTCGGTGATCCTGCCACTGTGTGACGCGGACGAAATACCCAAGGCCTCCGAGGTCGAGTCACACGGGCTGGAGGAGGCTAAAGCCCGTGAGGCGCGCCAGTTATACGTGGCGGTGACCCGCGCGCGCACGGGTTTGATCCTCCTGCGGTCAGGCACGTTGACGCCGCTGCTGCCCGACGAGATGTCAGACCTGTTTCTTAGGCTCGAGTCGTGA
- a CDS encoding transposase, translating to MSGGPIAQLASVLSIRVTKDKLLKHLPELPQASVRILGIDDFSLRKGDSYATILVDLEERRPVDMLPGRNAEPLATQLHDHPKIEVICRDRAGACPP from the coding sequence ATGTCTGGCGGGCCGATTGCACAGCTCGCGTCCGTGCTGAGCATCCGCGTCACCAAGGACAAACTCCTTAAACACCTCCCCGAGTTGCCGCAGGCCAGCGTGCGCATACTCGGGATCGACGACTTCTCGCTACGCAAGGGCGACTCCTACGCCACGATCCTGGTGGACCTGGAAGAGCGGCGCCCGGTCGACATGCTGCCGGGACGGAACGCCGAGCCACTGGCAACCCAGCTGCACGATCACCCCAAGATCGAAGTGATCTGCCGCGACCGGGCCGGGGCCTGCCCGCCGTGA
- a CDS encoding ADP-ribosylglycohydrolase family protein, with translation MNREPQPHPRLDRAVGMVLAAAVGDALGWPYERRDRTRRLPADSGTNQFVAWERTAGSRFRPFTEVIGAGDYSDDTQMIIAVGRALLTAGDEWLTWLQRVEWPLLPFYERGAGASVKRACKAWTQERPPWTVGASDVRKYFDTGANGAAMRIAPHVIHHHADSRFDDLAVDVVRNAATTHGHPRALLGALVHAQALWLSMRQPTPLSYGWLIEALLDSTAQWQKPIFQALGEEWQNRASHALEQPLDRLWLATSREVEDLLTLAHKELKSGAVSAPTVFLKSQGLTGKARGSGTLCAVAAAYLAARSAASPDHALTAAARLEGADTDTLASMTASLLGAALGQEWLGANGRNVQDRPLLVALAQDLLAPAIPPRLQPPSPEQARTALAEFTDQLAHAVPGSILPVPYQRTAHVEARQDTRAGQWAARQVQLLTDDGQRLHLLHSVHRATPPQTKQPDPPGTQLQGAYLAVTDIQRVRQVLDEIFGLRPDRYGQTWVAYGNLVIAEDTSSSHALASPPRAQLRLTSEHPQQIWQLVQEYDLPGSADDAHTHFLVHVDPWLTITLNRPGNRPAGRP, from the coding sequence GTGAACCGTGAACCGCAGCCGCATCCCCGGCTTGATCGTGCCGTCGGCATGGTGCTGGCTGCCGCTGTCGGCGATGCGCTGGGCTGGCCGTACGAGCGCCGGGACCGCACCCGCCGTCTGCCGGCGGACAGCGGCACGAACCAGTTCGTCGCCTGGGAACGTACAGCGGGAAGTCGGTTTCGGCCCTTCACCGAGGTGATCGGGGCCGGTGACTACAGCGACGACACCCAGATGATCATCGCGGTCGGACGTGCCCTGCTCACCGCAGGCGACGAGTGGCTCACCTGGCTGCAGCGGGTCGAGTGGCCCCTTCTGCCCTTCTACGAGCGGGGTGCGGGTGCCAGCGTCAAACGTGCCTGCAAGGCCTGGACCCAGGAGCGTCCTCCGTGGACCGTCGGCGCCAGCGACGTCCGCAAGTACTTCGACACCGGCGCCAACGGCGCCGCGATGCGGATCGCACCGCACGTCATCCACCATCATGCGGACAGCCGGTTCGATGACTTGGCCGTCGACGTCGTCCGCAATGCCGCCACCACGCATGGCCATCCCCGAGCACTCCTCGGTGCCCTCGTCCACGCCCAAGCACTGTGGCTGAGCATGCGCCAGCCCACCCCTTTGTCCTACGGCTGGCTGATCGAAGCGCTCCTGGACAGCACGGCACAATGGCAAAAGCCGATCTTCCAGGCCTTGGGCGAGGAGTGGCAGAACCGGGCCTCGCACGCGCTTGAGCAGCCCCTCGACAGGCTGTGGCTGGCCACCAGCCGCGAGGTCGAAGACCTCCTCACACTTGCACACAAAGAGCTCAAAAGCGGCGCCGTCAGCGCACCGACCGTCTTCTTGAAGTCGCAGGGACTCACTGGCAAGGCCCGTGGATCCGGCACCCTGTGCGCGGTCGCGGCCGCCTACCTCGCCGCCCGCTCGGCCGCCAGCCCGGACCACGCACTCACCGCCGCCGCCCGGCTGGAGGGCGCGGACACCGACACGCTTGCCTCTATGACGGCGAGCCTGCTGGGAGCAGCCCTGGGACAAGAATGGCTGGGCGCCAACGGACGCAACGTTCAAGACCGGCCTCTGCTGGTCGCCCTCGCACAGGACCTCCTGGCACCAGCCATCCCACCACGCCTACAGCCTCCCTCGCCGGAGCAGGCCCGTACGGCGCTGGCCGAGTTCACCGACCAACTGGCCCACGCCGTACCAGGAAGCATCCTCCCCGTCCCCTACCAGCGCACCGCGCACGTCGAAGCCCGCCAAGATACCCGCGCTGGCCAATGGGCAGCACGCCAGGTCCAGTTGCTCACCGACGACGGGCAGCGGCTGCACCTCCTGCACTCCGTGCACCGCGCCACTCCCCCACAGACCAAGCAGCCGGACCCGCCGGGGACACAACTCCAGGGTGCCTACCTCGCTGTGACCGACATACAGCGCGTACGTCAGGTCCTGGACGAGATCTTCGGCCTGCGCCCTGACCGCTACGGGCAGACCTGGGTCGCCTACGGCAACCTCGTCATCGCCGAGGACACCTCCTCCTCCCATGCCTTGGCGTCACCGCCACGCGCGCAGCTACGCCTGACGTCCGAGCATCCGCAGCAGATCTGGCAGCTCGTCCAGGAATACGATCTACCAGGCTCAGCGGACGACGCCCACACACACTTTCTTGTCCACGTCGACCCCTGGCTCACCATCACCCTCAACCGGCCGGGCAATCGCCCTGCCGGGCGTCCCTGA